A genomic window from Struthio camelus isolate bStrCam1 chromosome 2, bStrCam1.hap1, whole genome shotgun sequence includes:
- the TSPAN13 gene encoding tetraspanin-13 isoform X1, with protein sequence MVCGGFACSKNCLCALNLLYTLVSLLLIGIAAWGIGFGLISSFRVVGVAIAVGIFLFLIALVGLIGAVKHHQVLLFFYMIILLLVFIVQFSVSCACLALNKEQQSQLLEVGWNNTNSARTDIERNLNCCGFRTFNPNETCLSDCFRSHQCRPCLLVIEEYSGMVLRFVGGIGLFFSFTEILGVWLTYRYRNQKDPRANPSAFL encoded by the exons cTGGTAAGCCTGCTGCTGATTGGAATCGCAGCATGGGGTATAGGCTTTGGCCTCATATCTAGTTTCAGAGTCGTTGGAGTAGCAATTGCAGTAggaatttttctcttcctaatcGCCTTAGTTGGACTGATTGGGGCAGTGAAACATCATCAAGTATTGCTATTCTTT TACATGATTATTCTTTTGCTCGTCTTTATCGTCCAGTTTTCTGTCTCCTGTGCCTGTTTGGCACTAAACAAGGAACAACAG AGTCAGCTTCTAGAGGTTGGATGGAATAACACAAACAGTGCAAGAACAGATATTGAGAGAAATCTGAATTGTTGTGGATTCAGAACCTTTAATCCAAATGAAACCTGCTTGTCT GATTGCTTTAGAAGTCACCAGTGTCGACCATGTTTACTGGTAATCGAAGAATATTCCGGAATGGTGCTGAGATTTGTTGGAGGTATAGGACTCTTCTTCAGTTTCACAGAG ATTTTGGGAGTCTGGCTGACGTACAGATACAGGAACCAAAAGGATCCCCGTGCAAATCCTAGTGCATTTCTTTGA
- the AGR2 gene encoding anterior gradient protein 2 homolog yields the protein MEKSYMSVFLLLVALSCALAKDAPKKETKETKEAKETKETKPKLPQTLSRGWGDQLIWTQTYEEALFRSKTSNKPLMIIHHLDDCPHSQALKKVFAENKDIQKLADKFILLNLVYETTDKNLSPDGQYVPRILFIDPSLTVRADITGRYSNRLYAYEPSDISLLYSNMQKALKLLKTEL from the exons ATGGAGAAGAGCTATATGTCGGTGTTCCTGCTGCTTGTTGCCCTGTCTTGTGCTCTGGCTAAGGATGCACCCAAGAAGGAGACCAAGGAGACAAAGGAGGCAAAGGAAACTAAGGAGACTAAGCCAAAACTGCCTCAGACACTCTCTAGAg GCTGGGGAGACCAGCTTATCTGGACACAAACCTATGAGGAAGCCCTCTTCCGCTCCAAGACCAG CAATAAACCCCTGATGATTATCCACCACTTGGATGACTGCCCACACAGTCAAG CACTGAAGAAGGTCTTTGCTGAAAATAAAGATATACAGAAATTGGCTGATAAGTTTATTCTCCTGAACCTTGTG TATGAAACAACAGACAAGAATCTTTCACCCGATGGCCAGTATGTCCCTAGGATTTTGTTCATAG ATCCTTCCCTGACTGTGAGAGCAGATATTACTGGAAGATACTCAAACCGTCTCTACGCATATGAGCCCTCTGATATTTCTTTGT TGTACTCAAACATGCAGAAAGCTCTGAAGCTCCTGAAGACTGAActgtaa
- the TSPAN13 gene encoding tetraspanin-13 isoform X2 gives MLVSLLLIGIAAWGIGFGLISSFRVVGVAIAVGIFLFLIALVGLIGAVKHHQVLLFFYMIILLLVFIVQFSVSCACLALNKEQQSQLLEVGWNNTNSARTDIERNLNCCGFRTFNPNETCLSDCFRSHQCRPCLLVIEEYSGMVLRFVGGIGLFFSFTEILGVWLTYRYRNQKDPRANPSAFL, from the exons cTGGTAAGCCTGCTGCTGATTGGAATCGCAGCATGGGGTATAGGCTTTGGCCTCATATCTAGTTTCAGAGTCGTTGGAGTAGCAATTGCAGTAggaatttttctcttcctaatcGCCTTAGTTGGACTGATTGGGGCAGTGAAACATCATCAAGTATTGCTATTCTTT TACATGATTATTCTTTTGCTCGTCTTTATCGTCCAGTTTTCTGTCTCCTGTGCCTGTTTGGCACTAAACAAGGAACAACAG AGTCAGCTTCTAGAGGTTGGATGGAATAACACAAACAGTGCAAGAACAGATATTGAGAGAAATCTGAATTGTTGTGGATTCAGAACCTTTAATCCAAATGAAACCTGCTTGTCT GATTGCTTTAGAAGTCACCAGTGTCGACCATGTTTACTGGTAATCGAAGAATATTCCGGAATGGTGCTGAGATTTGTTGGAGGTATAGGACTCTTCTTCAGTTTCACAGAG ATTTTGGGAGTCTGGCTGACGTACAGATACAGGAACCAAAAGGATCCCCGTGCAAATCCTAGTGCATTTCTTTGA